In one window of Calypte anna isolate BGI_N300 chromosome 1, bCalAnn1_v1.p, whole genome shotgun sequence DNA:
- the LOC103535587 gene encoding fibrinogen-like protein 1 gives MSMMMPWLLLLLFLVSFSSPAPRLPEKDICLLDNSKLRQRLKELQDLLYLYDLQLKDILENTYHRTKSGLFSGNRTVQHGMLLPTTSGNLIVYDEDCSAVYNGKKTKSGYYRIRPRADQEPFLAYCDMSDGGGWTVIQRRSNGRENFNRKWDDYKLGFGKFQGKNDEYWLGNDHIYDLLARGESSLKIDLMDWHGERRYAVYENFQLANEEDNYRLWFGTYSGNAGDALSGGSNFEDQWSASHRGMEFTTSDKDHDRFLAGNCALENEGGWWFNRCHAVNLNGRYYRTGRYSGSHDNGLVWSTWHGTWYSLKYSVMKIRTPFFVDSESGDGENTQGS, from the exons ATGAGCATGATGATGCCCtggttgctgctgctccttttcctgGTCAGCTTCAGTTCACCTGCACCCAGGCTGCCG GAAAAAGATATCTGCCTCCTAGACAACAGTAAATTAAGACAAAGGTTAAAAGAGCTTCAAGACTTGCTTTACTTGTATGACCTGCAACTGAAGGACATCCTGGAAAACACTTACCATAGAACAAAAAGTGGGCTGTTCTCAGGCAACAGGACTGTGCAGCATGGGATGCTTTTACCCACAACCAGTGGAAATTTGATAGTCTATGATGAAG ATTGCTCTGCAGTATATAATGGGAAGAAGACCAAAAGTGGCTACTACAGGATCAGGCCCAGAGCAGACCAAGAGCCTTTCCTGGCATACTGTGACATGTCTGATGGTGGGGGCTGGACTGTCATCCAGAGGAGAAGTAATGGCAGGGAGAACTTCAATAG GAAATGGGATGATTACAAACTGGGATTTGGGAAATTCCAGGGCAAGAATGATGAATACTGGCTTGGCAATGACCACATTTATGACCTGCTTGCTAGAg GAGAGAGCTCATTAAAGATTGACCTGATGGACTGGCATGGTGAAAGACGTTATGCAGTCTATGAAAATTTTCAGCTTGCAAATGAGGAG GACAATTACAGGCTGTGGTTTGGCACTTACTCTGGCAACGCTGGCGACGCTCTGTCTGGCGGGAGCAATTTTGAAGATCAGTGGTCAGCTTCACACAGAGGGATGGAGTTCACCACATCTGACAAGGATCATGATCGGTTCCTGGCAGGCAACTGTGCATTAGAGAACGAGGGTGGCTGGTGGTTTAACAG GTGCCATGCTGTAAACCTCAATGGAAGATACTACAGAACAGGAAGATACAGTGGATCCCACGACAATGGTCTGGTGTGGTCTACATGGCATGGGACGTGGTACTCCCTAAAATACTCAGTCATGAAAATCAGGACTCCATTTTTTGTTGACAGTGAAAGTGGAGATGGTGAGAACACTCAGGGCAGCTGA